One genomic window of Macaca mulatta isolate MMU2019108-1 chromosome 8, T2T-MMU8v2.0, whole genome shotgun sequence includes the following:
- the DEFB108B gene encoding beta-defensin 108B yields the protein MKPNFLLSSAMRIPVLLFTIFFFMSQVLPARGKFKEICERPNGSCRDFCLKTEIHVGRCLNSRPCCLPLGHQPRIESTTPKMD from the exons atGAAGccaaactttcttctttcttcagccaTGAGGATTCCTGTCCTCCTCTtcaccattttcttctttatgagccAAGTTCTACCAG CCAGGGGCAAATTCAAGGAGATCTGTGAACGTCCAAATGGCTCCTGTCGGGACTTTTGCCTCAAAACAGAAATCCATGTTGGGAGATGTTTAAATAGCCGACCCTGCTGCCTGCCTCTGGGGCATCAACCAAGAATTGAGAGCACTACACCCAAAATGGACTGA